The genomic interval CGTTGGGTCCCAGGAGCGCGCGGATCGTGCGGAAGACGAGCCGGTCCGCCGCCGCGTGCTGCGCCTTGAGGGCGGCCGAGGGACCCTGGGGGGTGTCCAGGGCGCGCGAGTAGGCGATGGCGGTCTTGGCCGCCCAGCGGAAGACCTTGAGCTTGGCGCCGGAGCCGGCCTTGGCATCGGCCGCGTTGTAGATCTTCTCCAGGACGCGGGGCACGGCCAGGACGTAGGTGGGGCCGAAGGCCTTGAGATCGGGCAGGAGGGTCTTGGGGTCGGAGTGGCCGAGGACCCCATTGCCCGCCAGGGCGAGGGTCTGAAGGAAGCGGGCGTAGGAGTGCGCCAGCGGCAGGAAGAGCAGCAGGCGGGTGTCCTCTAAGAACAGGACATCCGGGATCCACCGCACCCCGTTCCACGCCAGTCCCGCGACGGTGCGGTGGGTGAGTTCGACGCCCTTGGGGCGACCGGTGGTGCCGGAGGTGTAGATGATGGAGTAGATGTCCGAGGCGCTGATCCCGGCGGTGCGAGCGTCCAGGGCCGCACGGCTGATCTCGGCGCCTGCGGTGGTCAGGTCGGTCAGGGCGTCGCGGTCGAGCGACAGGATGTCGACGCTGTGGGCGTCCTCATGGGCGGTGGAGTAGGCGGCCACGGCCTGGCGGACGATCTCGGCCAGGGCGGTGGACTCGGTGATGACCAGCCTCAGGGCGGAGTCCTCGACGATCCACTCGATCTGCTCGGCGGAGTCCGTCTCGTAGATGGGCACGGAGACGAGGCCGGCACGGGCGATGGCCATGTCGAGCAGCGTCCACTCGTAGGAGGTGTGCGCCATGAGGCCGACGGCCTGGCCCGGCTCAAGCCCCAGACCCATGAAGCCGGAGGCGATGCGGGCGACCTCCTCGCCGAAGGAACGGGCGCTGATGGGAACCCACGTGTTGCCCAGGGGGGACTTGCGCTCGATGATCGTGCGCTCGGGGGCGCGCTCGATGCGGCCGGCCAGCAGCCACGGGATCGTCCAGGACTCGTCCGGCTCCGCAATCAGGGGGCTGACGGCGACGCCGGCGATGACCCGGGGCGATCCGGCCACTGACGGAGTTCCGGTGGACATAGGGGCGTGCTTGGCGGAGGAGTCGGTCACCCGGGCATTCTTTCAGCACCCGTCAGGGTCGCGCACGGGGCACACCGAGGAAAGCCCCCCACTCTTGGAGGAATCCACGGGGCGCCACAAGGAGGTGGCGGCTCACTTCGCAGGCTTGGCCGGCGGCTCGCCCAGGACGTGGGCCGTGACGACGACGGCGGGGGCCGCCTCGCCGTCGGCCGGGGTGGCCGTGGTCAGTGTGAGCGGACCGGTGACCTTCGCGGCCTCAACCAGGTCCGCACGCACGGCCTCGACCGCCGCCGCCAGGTCCGGGGCGACCGCCAGGGTGACGGACTCGATCGGCGTCTTCTGGCTCACCTTCGCCTCGGACTTGACCTTGCGCAGCGCGGCCAGCGCCAGGCCCGCGTGGCCCACGAGCGCGGCCGGGGCGTTGCCGGCGGCCTCGCGCAGGGGTGCGGCGGTCGGCCAGGTGGAGCGGTGCACGGAGCCGGTGCGGTACCAGGACCACACCTCCTCGGTGACGAAGGGCAGGAAGGGGGCCAGCAGGCGCACGAAGGTGTCGACGGCGATCGCCAGGGTCGTGCGCGCCGAGCGCACCGCCGTCGGCTCGTGGGCGGCGCCCTGGTCGTTGGCGCGCTCCTTGACGAGCTCGATGTAGTCGTCGCAGAAGGTCCAGAACAGCGACTCCGTGGCCTCCAGGGCGCGGGCGTGCTCGTAGCCGTCGAAGGCGGCCGTCGCCGTGTCCACCACGTTCGCCAGGGCGGCCAGCAGGGCCCGGTCGATGGCCTCGGTCACCTGGGAGCCGTCCAGGCTCGGGGCCGGGACCGCCGCCAGGGCGGCCTCGTCCGCGTCCCACGGCACGCCCATCGACAGGGCGAACTTCGAGGCGTTGAGCACCTTGATGGCCAGGCGTCGGCCGATCTTGATCTGCGTCTCCTCGAAGGCGGGGTCCAGGCCCAGGCGGGCGGAGGCCGCCCAGTAGCGCACGGCGTCGGAGCCGTAGGTGTCCAGCAGGCCCTTGGGGGTGACGACGTTGCCCTTGGACTTGCTCATCTTCTTGTGGTCCTTGTCGAGGATCCACCCGGAGATGCCTGCGTGCCTCCACGGCAGGGCGCCGAACTCCAGGTCGGCGCGCACGACGGAGGAGAAGAGCCAGGTGCGGATGATGTCCTGGCCCTGGGGGCGCAGGTCCATGGGGTAGACGCGGTTGAAGAGGTCCTCGTCGTCGAGCCAGCCGGAGACGAGCTGGGGCGACAGGGAGGAGGTCGCCCAGGTGTCCATGATGTCGAGCTCGCCGACGAAGCCGCCGGGCACGCCGCGCTGGTCCTCGCTGTAGCCGGGGGCCGGGTCGGAGGAGGGGTCCACGGGCAGGGCGGCCTCGTCGGGGACGATGATCTCGTCGTACAGGGGCCGGCCCTCGTCGTCGAGCTTGTACCACAGGGGGAAGGGCACGCCGAAGAAGCGCTGGCGCGAGACGAGCCAGTCGTTGTTCAGGCCCGTGACCCAGTTCTCGTAGCGCACGCGCATGAAGTCCGGGTGCCACGTGAGGGCGCGGCCGCGCTCGAGCAGCTCGGCGCGAAGGTCTGTGCCGGAGGCCGGGTTGACCCACTCCTTGCCGCCGTTGCGGATGTACCACTGGCGGGAGGTGACGATCTCCAGGGGCTTGTCGCCCTTCTCGAAGAAGTTCGTCTGACGCACCGTCTTGGTGGGCTCGCCGCGCATCTCACCGGTGGCTGCCAGGCGCTCGACGAGGGCGGCGCGGGCGGAGAAGGTCGTCTTGCCGGCCATCTGGGCGTACATGGCGCGACCGGCCTCGTCGGTGATCCACTCGGGGGTCTCGGCCTCCAGGCGGCCGTCCTTGCGCAGGATCGCGCGCAGCGGCAGGCCCAGGTCGCGCCACCAGTCGATGTCGGTGGTGTCGCCGAAGGTGCAGCACATGGCGATGCCCGCGCCCTTGTCCTTCTCCGCCGCCGGGTGCGCCAGCACGGGCACCTCGACACCGAAGACGGGGGAGGCGACCATCTGGCCGAACAGCGGCTGGAAGCGCTCGTCGTCGGGGTGGGCGACCAGGGCGACGCAGGCGGGCAGGAGCTCGGGGCGCGTGGTCTCGATGCAGATGTCGGCGCTGCCCTCGGGTCCCTGCTCGACGGGGGCGCCGGCGGCCTTCGCGGAGGCGGCCGCCTCGGCGTCGACGACGTGGAAGGCCAGGCGGTGGTAGTGGCCGGGGTACTCGCGCGACTCCAGCTCGGCCTGGGCGACGGCCGTCTGGAAGGTGACGTCCCACAGGCCCGGGGCGGCGGCCTGGTAGGCCTCGCCACGCGCGAGGTTGCGCAGGAAGGCGGCCTGGGCGACCTTGCGGGCGCGCGGGCCGATGGTCTGGTAGTTCTGCCTCCAGTCGACGCTCAGGCCCAGCTGGCGCCACAGGGCCTCGAACTGGGCCTCGTCCTCGACGGTGAGGCGCTCGCACAGCTCGACGAAGTTGCGTCGCGAGACCGGCACCTGGTCCGCGGCCTTGATGGACCTGCCCTCGCCGCCGGTGTGCGGGGGCTCGAAGTCCGGGTCGTAGGGCAGCGTCGGGTCGCAGCGCACGCCGAAGTAGTTCTGCACGCGGCGCTCGGTGGGCAGGCCGTTGTCGTCCCAGCCCATCGGGTAGAAGACGGACTTGCCGCGCATGCGCTGGTAGCGGGCGACGGTGTCGGTGTGCGTGTAGGAGAACACGTGGCCCACGTGCAGGGAGCCGGAGACCGTCGGCGGAGGCGTGTCGATGGAGTAGACGTCCGCGCGCTCGGCGGAGCGGTCGAAGGCGTAGGTGCCCTGCTGCTCCCAGCGCTCACCCCAGGTGGCCTCCAGGCCGTCGGTGCTGACCTTCGCGGGCACGCGGGGGCTGTGGAGCTCGGAGGGCAGCAGGCGGCCGGAGGATGAGGGGGCAGCGGCGTGGCTCATGGGGGTCTCAGACATGGAGCCGATTCTGTCACGGCGCGGCCGGAGCCCTCGACGCGCCCCGGTGTGAGGTCGGCAGAGCGCGGCAGGGTTGTTGATGACGAGAACCCGATTCGGGGTTACGAAACGCCCAACGATTGGTACGATTGTACTACTCAGGGTCGGGGAGGACCCGGACCGGTGCTGGGCAGCAGTCAAGGAGGATGCGCATGGAGGAGCAGCCGGTGGGACACAGGGAGCCAGCGAGTGGGGTGCAGACCATCAGCACCGTCAGCAACGCTGACACGGACGTGAGGGACCGGCTGCGCGAGCTCACCGAGCAGGCCGGCGTGCTCAACCGCA from Actinomyces respiraculi carries:
- a CDS encoding AMP-dependent synthetase/ligase; translated protein: MSTGTPSVAGSPRVIAGVAVSPLIAEPDESWTIPWLLAGRIERAPERTIIERKSPLGNTWVPISARSFGEEVARIASGFMGLGLEPGQAVGLMAHTSYEWTLLDMAIARAGLVSVPIYETDSAEQIEWIVEDSALRLVITESTALAEIVRQAVAAYSTAHEDAHSVDILSLDRDALTDLTTAGAEISRAALDARTAGISASDIYSIIYTSGTTGRPKGVELTHRTVAGLAWNGVRWIPDVLFLEDTRLLLFLPLAHSYARFLQTLALAGNGVLGHSDPKTLLPDLKAFGPTYVLAVPRVLEKIYNAADAKAGSGAKLKVFRWAAKTAIAYSRALDTPQGPSAALKAQHAAADRLVFRTIRALLGPNARYAISGGGPLGERLGHFYRGLGLIILEGYGLTETIGPTSVNLDIRNKIGTVGPPVCGNKVRVSADGELEVTGLGVFSGYHNNPAANAESFTDDGWFRTGDIGSIDDDGWIRITGRKKELIVTAGGKNVAPAILEDRLRGHPLVSQVVVVGDGEPFIAALVTLDKEMLPQWLVNHGLAEMDVVEASHHPQVLAALDRAVARANRAVSRAESIRAYRVLTTDFTEANGLLTPSLKVKRAEVMRVHADAVADIYASTRKGPQDG
- the valS gene encoding valine--tRNA ligase, producing the protein MSETPMSHAAAPSSSGRLLPSELHSPRVPAKVSTDGLEATWGERWEQQGTYAFDRSAERADVYSIDTPPPTVSGSLHVGHVFSYTHTDTVARYQRMRGKSVFYPMGWDDNGLPTERRVQNYFGVRCDPTLPYDPDFEPPHTGGEGRSIKAADQVPVSRRNFVELCERLTVEDEAQFEALWRQLGLSVDWRQNYQTIGPRARKVAQAAFLRNLARGEAYQAAAPGLWDVTFQTAVAQAELESREYPGHYHRLAFHVVDAEAAASAKAAGAPVEQGPEGSADICIETTRPELLPACVALVAHPDDERFQPLFGQMVASPVFGVEVPVLAHPAAEKDKGAGIAMCCTFGDTTDIDWWRDLGLPLRAILRKDGRLEAETPEWITDEAGRAMYAQMAGKTTFSARAALVERLAATGEMRGEPTKTVRQTNFFEKGDKPLEIVTSRQWYIRNGGKEWVNPASGTDLRAELLERGRALTWHPDFMRVRYENWVTGLNNDWLVSRQRFFGVPFPLWYKLDDEGRPLYDEIIVPDEAALPVDPSSDPAPGYSEDQRGVPGGFVGELDIMDTWATSSLSPQLVSGWLDDEDLFNRVYPMDLRPQGQDIIRTWLFSSVVRADLEFGALPWRHAGISGWILDKDHKKMSKSKGNVVTPKGLLDTYGSDAVRYWAASARLGLDPAFEETQIKIGRRLAIKVLNASKFALSMGVPWDADEAALAAVPAPSLDGSQVTEAIDRALLAALANVVDTATAAFDGYEHARALEATESLFWTFCDDYIELVKERANDQGAAHEPTAVRSARTTLAIAVDTFVRLLAPFLPFVTEEVWSWYRTGSVHRSTWPTAAPLREAAGNAPAALVGHAGLALAALRKVKSEAKVSQKTPIESVTLAVAPDLAAAVEAVRADLVEAAKVTGPLTLTTATPADGEAAPAVVVTAHVLGEPPAKPAK